The DNA sequence CTGTCTTGAATTTACGATTTATCCTGCCGCTCCGGCGGCTGACCGGGTGAGGCTCCCTTGCCGCGAGCCTGGTCGAGCTTCGCGTTCGCTAGGCCAAGGATGGAGCCGGCATAGGCACCGGGCGACCCGATCGCCTTCTCCTTGGCTGCGGATCCTGCGGCCTGCCCGGCCGAGCCAAGGCCTGCACCCACTCCGCGAATAGCCGCTCCTCCAAAGGATGATCCGGCGGCCCGCGCCGCTTGACCTGCTGCAAATCCTGCTCCGGCCGCACCTGCGGCCAGGAAGGCTCCGCCAGTCGCGAAAGACGCCGCCTGCCCACCGTGCTGAATGGCTTCCATCCCGCCGGAAACCGACGCCCCCTGAACGACGCCCTGCATGATGTTTGGAACATACATCGCGATGATAAACACAACGACCGAGATGCCGGCGATCGCAAGTGTCGTGATGAACTGGTCGGTCTCGGCGGTTGGGGCCTGAGCAAGTCCCAAGAGGACACCGGAGCCGATTTTAGCGATCATGACCAACGCCATGAGCTTCATGCCAACGCCGAAAGCATAAACGAGATATCGGACAGCAAAGTCCTTGGTGAACGAGGATCCACCGAGGCCGAGCATAATCATTCCCGCGAGTAGGCCGACATACATCTCGACCATCACAGCCACGAAAATCGCTGCCACCAGCGAGAAGCAGATTACAACAATACCCATGGCGAGAACGGCTGCGATCGCAAGGGCATTATCCTCGAAGACACCGAACTTGGCCTGTTCCGACATCTGCGAAGCGACACGGATACCCGCATCGAACACCTCCGCAGGCGAAGCTGACCCGCTGCCGGCCCCGATCTGATAGAGACTATCGACAACAGCTTTGGCAAACGCCGGTCCCTGGGTCAAAACAAAGGCAAAAAAGCCGATGAACATGATCCTCCGCACAAGCTCAGCGAACCAGCTGTCGAGGGATGCCGACTGAATGGCGAGCCACACCGCGGCAATCCCTACCTCTATTCCGGCGAGGATCCAGAACAGAGACCTTGCCGCATCCATGATGGTTGTTTCCCAACCCTTGGCAGCGGAAGAAACCTGATTTTCAAGCTCTGTGAGGACTTGGCCCTGCTGTGCAAACGCAGGGCCGGCCAGCATAAGGCAGGCAAGTCCGGTTGCGAAAAAGATCAACTCGATCCGTGCCCTCACCATCTTGGACGCATTTCCTGGCCCTTTTCGATCGGGGGCAGGTCCTTTTTCACACCGAAAAACTTCTCACTCATTTTGGATGCGGACCGATCGTCGGATTTCATGATGAACACCGTTGCTGCGGACACCGAAGCCGCCGCGACCAAAAGCGCGCTAGCAATGACAACTGCGCGGCTCACCAGCGTGGCTCCATCTTCTGACCTTCGGGGACGGCACTGGTATCGGCGTTGAAGAACTTTTCTCGCCGAGCTTGTGCCAGATCCTTGTCGGTCTGCTCGCTTTGCAGCCACGTCCCCATCATCGTCATCTGCTGGGAGACGAGACCACGCAGCTTCTGCATTTGCGCAACCTGCTGCGCCGCAATTTCGTGGCCGACCTGGAGAGCTTTCATTTGGCCATCGGCCGATTCCGACATGTTTCGGAGGGAGCCCATCGTATCCTCCTCGCTGTCGAACTGGTCAGCCGTCAGGCTTGCAGCCTTGAGCGTGCTGGCGATGGTGTCGCGGTTGGTATCTGACCAACGGGCATAGTTCGAGGATAGGTCCGTCCCGTCGGCGGCGGCAGTCTGAAGATCAGCATAGGATTGAAAGCGCTGTTTCAGCACATCATCTGCGCTCCCCA is a window from the Pararhizobium gei genome containing:
- the trbL gene encoding P-type conjugative transfer protein TrbL — translated: MVRARIELIFFATGLACLMLAGPAFAQQGQVLTELENQVSSAAKGWETTIMDAARSLFWILAGIEVGIAAVWLAIQSASLDSWFAELVRRIMFIGFFAFVLTQGPAFAKAVVDSLYQIGAGSGSASPAEVFDAGIRVASQMSEQAKFGVFEDNALAIAAVLAMGIVVICFSLVAAIFVAVMVEMYVGLLAGMIMLGLGGSSFTKDFAVRYLVYAFGVGMKLMALVMIAKIGSGVLLGLAQAPTAETDQFITTLAIAGISVVVFIIAMYVPNIMQGVVQGASVSGGMEAIQHGGQAASFATGGAFLAAGAAGAGFAAGQAARAAGSSFGGAAIRGVGAGLGSAGQAAGSAAKEKAIGSPGAYAGSILGLANAKLDQARGKGASPGQPPERQDKS
- the trbK gene encoding entry exclusion protein TrbK, with product MAAKRADRQGSGTSSARKVLQRRYQCRPRRSEDGATLVSRAVVIASALLVAAASVSAATVFIMKSDDRSASKMSEKFFGVKKDLPPIEKGQEMRPRW
- the trbJ gene encoding P-type conjugative transfer protein TrbJ — its product is MLDHILSLRRKSATVVIAAFVTGASTPAFAGSATGAATEWTQLANNAQLVDLLKSSGLQVDNQLTQISQLAEQIQNQLNIYENMLQNTAQLPDHIWGQVESDLNQLRSIVDQGQSISFSMGSADDVLKQRFQSYADLQTAAADGTDLSSNYARWSDTNRDTIASTLKAASLTADQFDSEEDTMGSLRNMSESADGQMKALQVGHEIAAQQVAQMQKLRGLVSQQMTMMGTWLQSEQTDKDLAQARREKFFNADTSAVPEGQKMEPRW